The Haloarcula sp. CBA1127 genomic interval CGAGTCGTCAGAAACCATGTTCGTCAGCGGGTGCTCCCAATCGAACGCGTCAAGCGAGGCATCGGAGTCGCGCTCCCACTGTTCGAACATGGAAAGCCGCTCCAACAGGTGTCGTCCCTGCGCAGTCCGCTGTGCGAGCCGCGGTTCGATCCGGCGCCCCCAGATCAATATCGACAGGTCCTCGATACGACCTGCGTCCTCGAGCGCCTGTAACCGGTCAAGCACGTAGTGCTGTTGTTGCGTTGCATCTCCCGGACAGAGGGACCGGACGAACAGTTCGACGCGAACCGGATTGGCAGTGGAATCCATAGTGAGATGTTGAGTATCCTGTGCCCCGCTACAGCGGTAACTGTCCTAAGCACTCTCTCTAGGTCCCTAGAATAAATCGGGGCGAATCGGATTCATGGATGATATATCCGGGGCAATCGATAATTGGTTAGTATGTGGACAGCTGGTAGTTAGTTTGCCAAGCCTGTGTTCAAATCAGCCCGAATACAGCTCTGGTGTTCGGTTTCTTCATAGTATTCACCGTAGACGTGTGCCCCGACCAAATATTACTATTCTAACTGGACACCGGGCGTTAAGTAGCTCGCCACCACATTTGACTCATGGTCCCAAGTGTCATGGATGGCCATGATATCCCAGCCCTGTACGGGCCAGCCATGGATACACTACCACTCATGTTTGCGATCGTAGACGAGTACGGGGTGATCCTCTCGACGAACGAGACATGGAACGAGTTCGGCCGGGCAAACGGAACAGAGCTGACACCGAATACGCTCGGCGCGAACTACCTCGACATCGCTGACATGGCTGACGACGCGACCGGGCAACAGGCAGCCGACGGGATAAGAGCCGTCCTCGCCGGCGACCAGTCCTCGTTTGAACTCGAATACCCATGTCACACCCCGTCGGCGAATCGGTGGTTCCGGTTGTGCGCCGCTCCGTTCACCATCGATGGGGCGAGGTACGCGTCCATCGCACATATCGACATCACGGCCCGGAAGCAACGAGAGTCAGTGCTCGAAGCGGCCTACGATATCTGTACCGACGCGAACCAGACGTTCACAGAACAGCTCGACGGGCTGTTAGAACTCGGCTGTGAGACGCTCGATACGTCGTTCGGGACGCTCTCCCGGGTCCACGGCGACGAGTACGTGTTCGAGGCAGTCACTTCACCGGCGACTGCCGACCTCGAAGCCGGCAGCACGACCAGCATCGAGGACCTCCCGAACTGCAGACACGTCGTCGAACACCGCGAACCCCTCGCAATCAGCGACGTTGCTGCGGACGCGCCGGACCTCGCTGACCCGGAGTGGGGAATCGCGAACTACATCGGTGCGCCTGTCATCGTCGACGGGGCCGTGTACGGAACGTTCTGCTTCTACGGGCTGGAACCACGCGAGACAGTGTTCACGCAGTGGGACCTGACGTTCGTCCGGTTGCTCTCGGACTGGGCAGGCTACGAACTCGAACGACAGCGCCACACGGAACAGCGAAGTGCGTTGAATACTGCCCTCCCAGACCCCAGTTTCATCATCGACGCAGAAGGGCGATTTCTCGACTGTCTGACCGACCCTGAGACGATGGTGACGGTCGACGATACGGACACGCTTGTCGGCCAGACGCTACACGAGTTTCTTCCCCACGACACCGCTGATTCGCTCCTGGCGACCGTTCGTGCAGCCCTGCGGACCGAGTCGTTCCAGTCCGTAGAGTACAAACTGCAGGCTTCCAGTGGCAAGCGATGGTTCGAAGCACGGGTCGCACCGCTGGAAAGCCGCGCGTACGCCCTCGATACAGTCATCTTCGTTGCTCGAGACATCACCGCTCACAGAGACCGCGAGGCCGAACTCGAACGACAGCGTGATGAACTCAAACAGGCACAGCGGCTCAACGTGCTGGGCAGAGAGATCGCGAAGGCGCTACAGGACACACAGACACGTGAGGAAATCGAATCAGCAGTGTGTGCGCATCTCACCGAATCGGACCTGTACCAGGCCGTGTGGGCCGGAAGCCGCGGGAGTGCTACGACAATAACGCCGAGTGCCGCCGCTGGAATTGACACGGCAACGCCGGAGCGGGTTTCGCCCGGTGAGCACAGCCTCGCCATCGACGCCATCGACACCGGCGAGGTTCAGGTCGTCGAGGATATCGCCGACGTATCGACGCACTCAGAGGCCGAGACGGACCAGCCACTGTTCGCGACCCACTCTGCCGTTGCAGCAGTTCCCCTGACAACTGGTGAGACCACGTACGGCGTGTTGATGGTGTACGCATCGACCGACGCCACGATTGGCTGTCGTGAATCAGACATCCTGGCCGATCTGGGGCGACTTATCGCGCTGTCTATCCAGCGTGTCCACAGCCAGCGGTCACTGCTGGCGGCAACGACTGTGGAGCTAGAGTTCCTGACGCCGGAGTCCGACGACGTTTTCGCCACCCTCTCCGCGATGCTCGACTGTTCGTTCACGCTCGAGCGGCGCGTCCCAACCAGTTCCGGAAACTGCCTCCACTATGTTCGCGTGAGCGGTGTGGACACCGACCAGGCATATCAGGCGCTCACTGAGACGCCGTCTGTCGAGTCCTGTACTGTCGTCGAGACGGCGGCGGAGAACCAAGTTCCCCTGCTCGAAGTCGCGCTCGGCGAGATATCCGCCTCGCCGCTTGACACGCTCACGGACTACGGCGGGGCCGTTCGGCGGGCCGTCGCAGCGGACGGCGACCTGCGGTTCGCAGCGGAGATGGCGCCGGATATCGAGATTCGCGCCGTCGTCGAGGCGATCCGGGAGACAGCGCCCGGGACAGAACTGCGGAGCAAGCAGTACGTCGACCAGCCGGTTTCGACGGCCACTGACTTCCAGACACGGATACGCGACCGGCTGACGCCGAAACAGGCCGCCGCGCTCAAGACTGCCTATGCACGCGGCTACTACGACTGGCCGCGAGGGAGCTCCGCGGAGGAACTGGCTGCGACACTCGACATTTCCGCGCCGACCTTGCACTACCGGTTGCGGAAGGCCCACGACGCCGTCATCGGTTCGCTGTTTGAATCTGGCACCGGGTCTGAGAAGCTCGACTGAGCCTCAGTCGTCTTCGGCACGCTCGATTCGCTGTCGGGCTTGCCGAAACAGACCGCGAAGCGTCTTGGTCTCCCGACCGGTCGGTTGTGCACGCCCGAGCACCCGCCGGAACAGTCGTCGAGCCTTGTGCTGTTTTTCTTCGGGGTGACCGATAGCGCCGAGGAATCGGTCGAACTCCTCGTGTAGGCCCTCGACCGCCGGCGTCTCGGCGAGCGTATGCAGTTCCTCGGGGTGCTGGGTCTCGGCGACAGTTAGCTCACGCAGTTCATAGAGAACGATTGTAGCCGCCTGGCCGAGGTTCAACACCGGATACGACGCGCTGGCCGGGATAGAGCAGATGACGTCCAGCCGTGCGAGTTCGTCGTTCGAGAGCCCGACCCGTTCGCGGCCGAAGACGACGCAGATGTCGCCCTCGACATCCTGAAGCGAGTCGGCCAGGTCGGCCGGGGTCGTCGCCGGATACCGGACGTGGTTGGCGGGGTCCTCGTTCGTCGTCGCCGTGCAGGCAACGGTGTGGTAGTTCTCGACGATGTCGTCGAACGTCACCGTCCGGGCGTTCGGCAGGATGTCGTCACGGGCCTGGCCAGCAAAGCCATACGCTTCGCCGTCTGGGTCTAGCTCCGGCGGGTCGACAAGCAGCAGTTCCGACAGGCCGAAGTTCTTCATCGACCGGGCGATGGTGCCGACGTTGCCCGGCGTCTCCGCGTCGACGACGGCGACCGATATCATACGTCCAGGTCGCTGAGGTCCATATCGATCGTATCGAGGTCCTCCTCGTCCATCTGCTCGACTTCCTCTTCGAGTCCCGGAATCGCTTCGTCCCTGTCGGGGGCCTCTGGCAGCGCTGTCGGGTCTTCATCGACGTGTTCGAGACCGACGTACCCCTCCGGGGCGCGGTTCCCGTCGAGGAACCACTCGTGGAAGGCCGAGGCCAGATCAGTATCACCGGCGTAGGCCTCGCCGCCTTCCTCACGGAACCAGTAGATGAAGTCCGTCTCGTGGTCCGAACAGACGACCACCTCGCCCATCGGCTCGCCGTAGATAGCATCCGCGACGTTGCACTGCTCGATATCTTCGTCACCGTGAATCAGCCAGCAGGCGTCACAGGGGTCGACCACTCGTTCTGCGAGCACCAGCAGCCGCTGCCGGGTCTCTGGTTCCATGGTTTTGAGCGGGCGGACCCGCCCGTCCGACCCAAGCACGTCCTCGTCGAAGCGCCAGCCACGAAGCCCGATATTGACCTTGCTCATACGTCAGAGTGGGAGAGTCCCGGACTAAAAGAGCGCGATATGCCGGCCGACCGCTACCGATCCGTCCGCGCTCCATCATCGTCGTGGAGTGTGAACGGGGTGTGCCAGCCGATTACACCCGTCGCTCGTTCGAAACATAGACAGTTCTAGCTAAATTTAACATGAGTATTCCATCTAGCATCCGCGGCCGGCGTCCAGATCAGGCAAAACTGTTGGTCTCGCCCAAACATTTATACGTGATTGGCTTTTCTCCGTAAAAGAACACATGGAACGGCCGACGCGCCAGCGGGATTCTGAACAGGAGGAACGCGAGGAGGAGTCCGAGAGCACGGGCCAGCAGACCTGCCCCGAGTGTGAGTCGGAGTCCATATCTAGCGACGGCGGTGGTGAACTCGTCTGCGAGGACTGTGGCCTCGTCATCGAAGACGAGAACATCGACCGCGGGCCGGAGTGGCGGGCGTTCAATCACTCCGAACGCCAGTCCAAGTCACGCGTCGGAGCCCCCACGACCCAGACGATGCACGACAAGGGGCTGACCACACAGATCGACTGGAAGGACAAGGACGCCTACGGTCGGTCACTCTCCTCGGAGAAGCGGAGCCAGATGCACCGCCTCCGGAAGTGGCAGGAGCGCATCCGAACCAAAGATGCCGGCGAACGGAACCTGCAGTTTGCGCTGTCGGAGATCGACCGCATGGCCAGCGCGCTCGGCGTCCCTCGGTCGGTTCGAGAGGTGGCCTCAGTCATCTACCGACGGGCGCTCAACGAGGACCTCATTCGCGGTCGCTCCATCGAGGGCGTCGCCACGGCCTGCCTGTACGCGGCCTGTCGACAGGAAGGCATCCCGCGCAGTCTGGAGGAGGTCTCGGACGTTTCCCGGGTCGAACAGAAGGAGATCGGGCGGACGTATCGGTACGTCGCCCAAGAACTCGAACTGAAGATGGAGCCGGTCGACCCCAAGCAGTACGTCCCGCGCTTTGCCTCCGAACTGGAACTCTCCGAAGAGGTCCAGTCCAAGGCCAACGAGATCATCGACACGACCGCCGAGCAGGGCCTGCTCTCGGGGAAATCACCCACCGGCTACGCCGCCGCGGCCATCTACGCCGCCTCGCTGCTGTGCAACGAGAAGAAGACCCAGCGCGAGGTCGCCGACGTGGCGCAGGTGACAGAGGTCACCATCCGGAACCGGTATCAGGAGCAGATCGAAGCGATGGGCATCCACTGACTGGCCGCGCTTCTTTTCACTCGATACTCTCGCTGTCCGCCGTTCACTCCACGGTACTGCCAGCTATAGCACAGTACGGGTAATTGGTGCATGGCAACAAGTAACGCGTAGAACTATCTGCCTAGGCAGCGAACCGTAGGTATGCCTGTTTCCCCCTCCCAGAAACGGATCGGGATTCTCATCATCGGACTGGTGATCCTCTTTGCACCCGCGTTATTCGTCCTCGCCACGCTAGAGTTTCTCATCCTGTCCGGGAACCTCGCACTCAGTGAGATTTCCCTCCTCGAGTTCGTCGAACTGTATCTCATCGACTTAGTGCTGTTCGTCGTGCTCGGGTACGGTATCTACCGGTTGACGTTCTGGCTGATCAAAGACCAGCTTCCGGAGGCACTCGATACCGTCGAGGAGACCGAGGTAACCGATTCGGTTGACGAAGCAGAACCGTCTGGTGGCGTCAGTGAGGAGCGGTCCTGAAAGACCGGCGCGGCTGAGGCGATACAACGGCGTGTAGTGAATTTCTCGCAAAATCGGGACCGCTCGCGACTCCTTCCGTCGCCGCTCGCATTTTCGAGGGCGACTCAGTGCTCGCGGGTCGTTCCTCCCCGCTCGCATTTTCGAGAGCCTTCGCAGGCTCTCGCTAGTCCCCTGCAACCGCCGTCGGCTCCTCAGCAGTCTCGCCGACTGAGCCGAGGTCCATCATCGCTAGCAAGGCGATGACGCCGAAGCCGACTTTCGTGACCACGTCGAGATAAACGATCACGAGCGTCGCGGTTTCGACGTCCATTAGCCCCAGTCCTGCCGCGCCGAGTAGCCAGACGACCGGATACACCATCCAGAGGACGACGACGAAGTTCCGGAGCGTGCGGTACAGGCTGATCTCTATGTCGGACAGGGTCGACTTCGCAGCCGCCGCAATGTTCCGGTAGAGGAGGTAGACGACGCCACCGAACAGCGCTGCACCGACCGCGAACAGCGCGTAGTTAATCGGCGATGGCGTGACTGCACCGGCGAACCCGAAGACGATAGTCAACGCCTGCAGGACGACGAGTTTCACCGTGTCTTCCCGGCTTGCGCCGGCGAGGAGCGCCAGGAACCAGACGTTGAGCGGCGTCGTCAACAGCCAGTCAATGTAACGGATCACGTACACCGTGTGGCCGCCACTCTGTATCGAACCGAAGCCAAGCGCCATCAGGGCGTAGGCGACGATGGCAATACCCGGAATAGCTATCAACAGCAGGTACCGCTTCCGCGTCTCTTCGGGGACGAGCGTGTAGCCGTACGCCAGCACAGCCGTCCCGAGCAGTTCACCCAGTAGTCCCAGCGTGAACCAGGTCGTTATGGTTGCCATTGTTAGTCGTCCCCCACCACAGCCGTGCTGTCAGTGTCCGTCCCGGCCGAATTTTCGACCGTAAAGCGGTCCAGTAGCGATTCGAGGTCGTCAGCCCGCTGCCTGAGTTCCGTCGCGGAGTCCGATACTTCGTCGATGGACGCGGACTGGTCCTGTGCCGCACCGGCCACGGTGTCGGCCTCCGTCGCCGTCTGCTGACTGATCGTCGTCAGATCGTCGATGGTACCCATCACGTCCTGTGCAGTCCGGGCCTGCTCCTCGGTCGCCCGGTCGATCTCTTGGATACCGGTGTCGACCTCTTCCGTGTACTCGACGATGGTCTCCAGCGCGTCGACAGTCTCCTCGACCGTCGAGACGCCTTCAGTAATCCGGTTACTGGTCGACTCCATCGTCTCGACGGTGTCGCCGGCCTGCTCCTGGATGCCTTCGATACGCTGTTCGATGTCGGCGGCGGCCTCTTTGGTCTCCTCTGCGAGGCCCTTGATCTCGTCTGCGACGACAGCGAACCCTTCGCCATCACCGTCGGCGTGGGCGGCCTCGATGGAGGCGTTCAGCGCGAGCATATTCGTCTGCTCGACGATGCTCGTGATGACGCCGAC includes:
- a CDS encoding HTH domain-containing protein, which codes for MDSTANPVRVELFVRSLCPGDATQQQHYVLDRLQALEDAGRIEDLSILIWGRRIEPRLAQRTAQGRHLLERLSMFEQWERDSDASLDAFDWEHPLTNMVSDDSVSVITLPMLALAEYIDDDLTHVAPCTRDGTVHRVTDRVNHLADTADLADELEHERTVVQ
- a CDS encoding bacterio-opsin activator domain-containing protein — encoded protein: MVPSVMDGHDIPALYGPAMDTLPLMFAIVDEYGVILSTNETWNEFGRANGTELTPNTLGANYLDIADMADDATGQQAADGIRAVLAGDQSSFELEYPCHTPSANRWFRLCAAPFTIDGARYASIAHIDITARKQRESVLEAAYDICTDANQTFTEQLDGLLELGCETLDTSFGTLSRVHGDEYVFEAVTSPATADLEAGSTTSIEDLPNCRHVVEHREPLAISDVAADAPDLADPEWGIANYIGAPVIVDGAVYGTFCFYGLEPRETVFTQWDLTFVRLLSDWAGYELERQRHTEQRSALNTALPDPSFIIDAEGRFLDCLTDPETMVTVDDTDTLVGQTLHEFLPHDTADSLLATVRAALRTESFQSVEYKLQASSGKRWFEARVAPLESRAYALDTVIFVARDITAHRDREAELERQRDELKQAQRLNVLGREIAKALQDTQTREEIESAVCAHLTESDLYQAVWAGSRGSATTITPSAAAGIDTATPERVSPGEHSLAIDAIDTGEVQVVEDIADVSTHSEAETDQPLFATHSAVAAVPLTTGETTYGVLMVYASTDATIGCRESDILADLGRLIALSIQRVHSQRSLLAATTVELEFLTPESDDVFATLSAMLDCSFTLERRVPTSSGNCLHYVRVSGVDTDQAYQALTETPSVESCTVVETAAENQVPLLEVALGEISASPLDTLTDYGGAVRRAVAADGDLRFAAEMAPDIEIRAVVEAIRETAPGTELRSKQYVDQPVSTATDFQTRIRDRLTPKQAAALKTAYARGYYDWPRGSSAEELAATLDISAPTLHYRLRKAHDAVIGSLFESGTGSEKLD
- a CDS encoding RNA methyltransferase, which translates into the protein MISVAVVDAETPGNVGTIARSMKNFGLSELLLVDPPELDPDGEAYGFAGQARDDILPNARTVTFDDIVENYHTVACTATTNEDPANHVRYPATTPADLADSLQDVEGDICVVFGRERVGLSNDELARLDVICSIPASASYPVLNLGQAATIVLYELRELTVAETQHPEELHTLAETPAVEGLHEEFDRFLGAIGHPEEKQHKARRLFRRVLGRAQPTGRETKTLRGLFRQARQRIERAEDD
- a CDS encoding transcription initiation factor IIB family protein, producing the protein MERPTRQRDSEQEEREEESESTGQQTCPECESESISSDGGGELVCEDCGLVIEDENIDRGPEWRAFNHSERQSKSRVGAPTTQTMHDKGLTTQIDWKDKDAYGRSLSSEKRSQMHRLRKWQERIRTKDAGERNLQFALSEIDRMASALGVPRSVREVASVIYRRALNEDLIRGRSIEGVATACLYAACRQEGIPRSLEEVSDVSRVEQKEIGRTYRYVAQELELKMEPVDPKQYVPRFASELELSEEVQSKANEIIDTTAEQGLLSGKSPTGYAAAAIYAASLLCNEKKTQREVADVAQVTEVTIRNRYQEQIEAMGIH
- the sop2 gene encoding sensory rhodopsin II produces the protein MATITTWFTLGLLGELLGTAVLAYGYTLVPEETRKRYLLLIAIPGIAIVAYALMALGFGSIQSGGHTVYVIRYIDWLLTTPLNVWFLALLAGASREDTVKLVVLQALTIVFGFAGAVTPSPINYALFAVGAALFGGVVYLLYRNIAAAAKSTLSDIEISLYRTLRNFVVVLWMVYPVVWLLGAAGLGLMDVETATLVIVYLDVVTKVGFGVIALLAMMDLGSVGETAEEPTAVAGD